A genomic segment from Vagococcus zengguangii encodes:
- the atpD gene encoding F0F1 ATP synthase subunit beta — translation MNSGKIVQVIGPVVDVEFPLDQALPDINNALVVYKNDTKQKIVLEVALELGDGVVRSIAMESTDGLQRGMEVLDTGSSISVPVGKETLSRVFNVLGDTIDLEKPFPESAERSSIHKKAPSFDRLATSTEILETGIKVIDLLAPYLKGGKVGLFGGAGVGKTVLIQELINNIAQEHGGISVFTGVGERTREGNDLYHEMKDSGVIEKTAMVFGQMNEPPGARMRVALTGLTIAEHFRDVEGQDVLLFIDNIFRFTQAGSEVSALLGRMPSAVGYQPTLATEMGQLQERITSTKKGSITSIQAIYVPADDYTDPAPATAFAHLDATTNLERKLTEMGIYPAVDPLASTSSALAPEIVGEEHYKVATEVQHILQRYRELQDIIAILGMDELSEDEKVLVGRARRIQFFLSQNFHVAEQFTGQPGSYVPVTETVRGFKEILEGKHDDLPEEAFRSVGSIEEVIEKAANLGY, via the coding sequence ATGAATTCTGGTAAAATTGTGCAAGTTATCGGTCCCGTTGTCGATGTGGAATTTCCATTAGATCAAGCCTTGCCTGATATCAACAATGCCTTAGTAGTATACAAAAATGACACAAAACAAAAAATTGTTTTAGAAGTTGCCTTAGAATTAGGTGATGGAGTTGTTCGTTCTATCGCAATGGAATCAACTGATGGCTTACAACGTGGTATGGAAGTTTTAGACACTGGATCATCAATCTCAGTTCCAGTCGGGAAAGAAACATTAAGCCGAGTATTTAACGTACTTGGAGATACAATCGATTTAGAAAAACCGTTTCCTGAATCAGCTGAAAGAAGTAGCATTCACAAAAAAGCGCCAAGTTTTGATCGTTTAGCTACAAGTACAGAAATTTTAGAAACAGGGATTAAAGTTATTGATTTACTTGCCCCGTATTTAAAAGGTGGTAAGGTTGGACTATTTGGTGGTGCCGGTGTAGGTAAAACCGTTTTAATCCAAGAATTAATTAATAACATTGCCCAAGAACATGGTGGTATTTCAGTGTTTACCGGTGTTGGTGAACGTACCCGTGAAGGGAATGATTTATACCATGAAATGAAAGATTCAGGTGTTATCGAAAAAACAGCCATGGTATTTGGACAAATGAATGAACCACCTGGTGCACGTATGCGTGTAGCCTTGACTGGTTTAACCATTGCCGAACATTTCCGTGATGTCGAAGGACAAGATGTGTTATTGTTCATCGATAACATTTTCCGTTTCACACAAGCTGGTTCTGAAGTGTCTGCGTTACTAGGTCGTATGCCTTCAGCTGTTGGTTATCAGCCAACATTAGCAACTGAAATGGGTCAATTACAGGAACGTATTACGTCAACTAAGAAAGGGTCAATTACATCTATCCAAGCGATTTACGTCCCAGCCGATGATTATACCGATCCGGCGCCAGCGACAGCTTTCGCCCATTTAGATGCAACAACTAACTTAGAACGTAAATTAACTGAAATGGGTATCTATCCAGCTGTGGATCCTTTAGCTTCAACTTCTAGTGCCTTAGCACCTGAAATTGTTGGAGAGGAACATTACAAAGTAGCGACAGAAGTTCAACATATTTTACAAAGATATCGCGAATTACAAGATATTATCGCTATTTTAGGGATGGATGAATTATCTGAGGATGAGAAAGTCTTAGTAGGGCGTGCGCGTCGTATTCAATTCTTCTTATCTCAAAACTTCCACGTAGCAGAACAATTTACAGGTCAACCAGGGTCATATGTTCCGGTTACTGAAACGGTTCGTGGCTTCAAAGAAATCTTAGAAGGTAAACATGATGATTTACCGGAAGAAGCTTTCAGAAGCGTGGGTAGCATCGAAGAAGTAATCGAAAAGGCTGCAAATTTAGGCTACTAG
- a CDS encoding alpha-L-fucosidase gives MTTYYNWPDNFPSTEWFEHDRFGLFIHFGLFSVGARHEWYMTTEQIEKDDYKKYFDYFNPDLFDADEWAKQAYETGVKYVVFTTKHHEGFALWDSQYTDYKITNTEFKRDLLAELLPALRKYGLKIGLYHSVIDWHHPDFIVDGLHPARDNLVEREKNSERKMANYQQYLRNQVTELLSNYGKIDYMWFDFSYPHRDWGWSKGKGKNDWDSEKLEQLCFDLQPHLIINDRLNLDRGVITPEQYQPQEPLTQDGMPVLWEACQTMYGTWGYDRDNYEWKSKELLLKMMIDTVSKNGNYLMNIGPTARGIITNETKEVLHYFKEWMTYHSRSIIGCGASYFVDPIDCRYTQNGNRLYLHVYSWPYTHIHLKGLAGKVDYVQFLHDASEIKFRTFDPEEVITSTETKISPDDIVLLLPTVKPTTFDVPVIEIFLKA, from the coding sequence ATGACAACTTACTATAATTGGCCCGATAACTTTCCAAGCACCGAATGGTTTGAACATGATCGTTTTGGTTTATTCATCCATTTTGGTCTATTCTCAGTTGGAGCTCGCCACGAATGGTACATGACAACTGAACAAATTGAAAAAGATGACTATAAAAAATACTTTGATTACTTTAATCCTGACTTATTTGATGCCGATGAGTGGGCCAAACAAGCTTATGAAACAGGTGTGAAATATGTTGTGTTCACCACTAAACATCACGAAGGCTTTGCATTATGGGATTCTCAGTATACGGATTACAAAATTACCAACACGGAGTTTAAACGTGATTTATTAGCTGAATTATTACCAGCTTTAAGGAAATACGGTTTAAAAATTGGCTTGTATCATTCAGTCATTGACTGGCATCATCCCGACTTCATTGTCGACGGTCTACACCCTGCACGCGACAACTTAGTGGAACGTGAAAAAAATAGTGAACGCAAAATGGCCAATTATCAACAATATTTACGCAATCAAGTAACAGAGTTATTAAGTAATTACGGCAAAATTGATTATATGTGGTTTGACTTCTCCTATCCTCATCGTGACTGGGGTTGGTCAAAAGGTAAAGGTAAAAACGATTGGGACAGCGAGAAACTAGAACAATTATGCTTTGACTTACAGCCACACTTAATCATTAATGATCGTTTAAATTTAGATCGTGGGGTTATTACGCCTGAACAGTACCAACCACAGGAGCCTCTCACTCAAGATGGCATGCCAGTCTTATGGGAAGCGTGTCAAACCATGTATGGTACTTGGGGTTATGACCGTGATAATTATGAATGGAAATCAAAAGAATTATTATTAAAAATGATGATTGACACTGTCTCAAAAAACGGCAACTACTTGATGAATATTGGACCGACCGCACGTGGCATTATTACAAATGAAACGAAAGAAGTCCTACATTACTTCAAAGAGTGGATGACCTATCATAGTCGTTCGATTATTGGCTGTGGCGCATCTTATTTTGTTGATCCAATTGATTGTCGTTATACTCAAAATGGTAATCGTTTATACTTACACGTCTATTCATGGCCATATACACACATTCATTTGAAAGGTTTAGCCGGTAAAGTAGACTACGTTCAATTCCTGCATGATGCCTCTGAAATCAAGTTTAGAACATTTGATCCTGAAGAAGTTATCACAAGCACTGAAACAAAAATCTCACCTGATGATATCGTCTTGTTACTACCAACGGTTAAACCAACTACCTTTGATGTACCTGTGATCGAAATTTTCTTAAAAGCTTAA
- the yidD gene encoding membrane protein insertion efficiency factor YidD, producing the protein MKRILINIVRLYQKYISAGTPRSCRYHPTCSAYMIDAITYHGAFKGTVMGVGRICRCHPFIKGGIDYVPKKFTLRRNKNEEYPGPYTIKKQHN; encoded by the coding sequence GTGAAAAGAATATTAATAAACATAGTACGTTTGTATCAGAAATATATTTCAGCTGGAACACCTCGTTCTTGTCGGTATCATCCAACGTGTTCTGCTTATATGATAGATGCGATTACTTATCATGGTGCGTTTAAAGGTACGGTAATGGGTGTCGGTCGTATTTGTCGATGTCATCCTTTTATTAAAGGTGGTATTGACTATGTACCAAAAAAATTTACGCTGAGACGGAATAAAAATGAAGAGTATCCGGGGCCTTATACAATTAAAAAGCAACATAACTAA
- a CDS encoding F0F1 ATP synthase subunit epsilon has translation MNKMEVQVVTPNGLVFDGEAGFVLAATPQGQLGIMANHQPIIAPLKISSLVIKEEKGGEVISEIAVNGGILEVRDNLVSILANSAECAEDIDVERAERAKERAEQRLEQAKEHHETDRMKRAEVALARAINRIHISKK, from the coding sequence ATGAATAAGATGGAAGTACAAGTGGTTACGCCAAATGGTTTAGTGTTTGACGGTGAGGCAGGGTTTGTACTAGCTGCAACACCTCAAGGACAACTAGGTATCATGGCTAATCACCAACCAATTATTGCACCTCTAAAAATTTCTTCATTAGTGATTAAAGAAGAAAAAGGTGGAGAAGTCATTTCAGAGATAGCAGTCAATGGTGGCATTTTAGAAGTTCGCGATAACTTAGTTAGTATTTTAGCTAATAGTGCTGAATGTGCTGAAGATATCGATGTTGAACGTGCGGAACGCGCCAAAGAGCGTGCTGAGCAAAGACTAGAACAGGCGAAAGAACACCATGAAACAGATCGTATGAAACGTGCGGAGGTCGCTCTTGCAAGAGCAATCAACCGTATTCATATTTCTAAAAAATAG
- a CDS encoding extracellular solute-binding protein produces the protein MKKKQLILMFSSIILGTLVLSGCGKSSNNKEKSKETLEVTSKGFPIVKEETTFSMMGPNVGVAEWKDMPFFQDYAEKTGINWTFTTPPNADFSTKLNLALASGDLPDVIFAASSNNLTASMEMEYGGQGTLIPLESLIDEYMPNLSKLMDENENIRKSLTTPDGHIYSLPAIQTRSTSIWPRWPMWYNGEWLEALNVKERPKTTDEFYDLLVRMRDEDPNGNGKKDEIPLVDVQLDNSRPWLMAAFGLTELGIENMDGKAVYTPITENYKAFLEYMHKLYTEGLLDPETYSQAQEQVKAKGQNDRLGVFQDYYSYFTVGTSEADGLKHPMFAPLTSDYSEEPVVPIASGMQRSTLSITSKAESPEAIARWADYFYSEEGAFYMNFGPENSFWKFETNDEGKQVRVYTDEVNLENTEDTRGTITPAYGIAVPTIDTDWPEDYQIRTDKNQEIDTTFNDFMTSETETKIAPYGKIPFPLVYMTDEENEVIKEVKTDLSTYLEQMEAKFITGVKPLSEWYEYVETTKSMGLDKYVEVYQSALDCYNNS, from the coding sequence ATGAAAAAGAAGCAACTAATATTAATGTTTTCAAGTATCATTTTAGGCACACTCGTTTTATCTGGATGTGGAAAATCATCTAACAATAAAGAAAAGAGCAAAGAAACACTAGAAGTTACTTCTAAAGGATTTCCGATTGTTAAAGAAGAGACAACGTTTTCAATGATGGGACCGAATGTTGGAGTTGCTGAATGGAAAGATATGCCATTTTTCCAAGACTATGCAGAAAAAACTGGTATTAATTGGACATTCACAACACCTCCTAATGCCGATTTTTCTACTAAATTGAATTTAGCGTTAGCTAGCGGGGATTTACCAGATGTAATTTTTGCGGCAAGTTCCAATAATTTAACGGCTTCAATGGAAATGGAGTACGGAGGTCAAGGTACCTTGATTCCTCTAGAAAGCTTAATTGACGAATATATGCCTAACTTATCTAAGTTAATGGATGAGAATGAGAATATTCGCAAATCTTTAACAACGCCTGACGGACATATTTATTCGTTACCAGCGATTCAAACGCGTTCGACTTCTATTTGGCCAAGATGGCCGATGTGGTACAACGGTGAGTGGCTAGAAGCATTGAATGTCAAAGAACGACCAAAGACAACTGATGAATTTTATGATTTATTAGTTCGCATGCGAGATGAGGACCCAAATGGAAATGGAAAGAAAGATGAGATTCCGTTAGTCGATGTCCAGCTTGATAATTCACGTCCATGGTTAATGGCGGCCTTTGGTTTGACAGAATTAGGTATTGAAAATATGGATGGGAAAGCCGTTTATACACCAATTACCGAAAATTATAAAGCTTTTTTAGAATATATGCATAAGCTTTATACAGAAGGATTGTTAGACCCAGAAACTTATAGTCAGGCTCAAGAGCAAGTCAAAGCTAAAGGTCAAAATGATCGTTTAGGTGTTTTCCAAGACTATTATTCATATTTTACGGTTGGAACTAGCGAAGCTGATGGATTAAAACATCCAATGTTTGCGCCACTTACTTCGGACTATTCGGAAGAACCTGTCGTGCCTATAGCTTCAGGAATGCAGCGTTCAACCTTGTCGATTACTAGTAAAGCTGAAAGTCCCGAAGCAATCGCACGATGGGCAGATTACTTCTATAGTGAAGAAGGTGCTTTTTATATGAATTTTGGTCCAGAAAATAGTTTTTGGAAATTTGAGACCAATGACGAAGGCAAGCAAGTTAGAGTGTATACCGATGAAGTTAATTTAGAAAATACAGAAGACACACGCGGTACTATTACACCAGCTTATGGTATTGCCGTACCAACCATTGATACTGACTGGCCAGAAGATTATCAAATTAGAACAGATAAAAATCAGGAAATTGATACGACCTTTAATGATTTTATGACTTCTGAAACAGAAACAAAAATTGCGCCTTATGGAAAAATTCCTTTCCCATTAGTCTATATGACTGATGAGGAGAATGAAGTGATTAAAGAGGTTAAAACTGATTTATCAACGTACCTTGAACAAATGGAAGCTAAATTTATCACTGGAGTTAAACCATTATCAGAATGGTATGAGTATGTTGAAACAACAAAATCAATGGGCTTAGATAAATATGTCGAAGTTTATCAAAGTGCATTGGATTGTTACAACAATTCATAA
- a CDS encoding F0F1 ATP synthase subunit gamma, translating to MGESLIEIKRKIASTKKTSHITSAMQMVSGAKLNRSETAARGYQLYASKVREVVTHLAASQLLNLENDNPLLEEGEIDAHDLLKSRDVKKTGYIVITADKGLAGGYNSSVIKQTLSILLGDHQDESEYVLMTVGRHGRDFFKKRGANIAYELTGISDQPTYKEVSTLVDMAIQMYVEGIYDELYVCYNHHVNSLSSQFRAEKMLPVTDLEIEEVKEYNQEYILEPSEDEILDQLLPQYAASLIFGAVLDAKTAEHAARMTAMKSATDNASNIIDELSLKYNHARQAAITQEITEIVGGTAALE from the coding sequence TTGGGAGAATCATTAATTGAAATCAAGCGAAAAATAGCCTCAACAAAAAAAACGAGTCATATCACAAGTGCCATGCAAATGGTATCAGGTGCTAAGCTAAACCGCTCAGAAACTGCTGCTCGAGGATACCAGTTATACGCTTCAAAAGTTAGGGAAGTCGTGACACATTTAGCAGCTAGTCAGCTCTTAAATTTAGAAAACGATAATCCTTTGCTAGAAGAAGGGGAAATTGACGCACATGACTTATTGAAAAGTCGTGACGTCAAAAAAACTGGTTATATTGTCATTACAGCGGATAAAGGGTTAGCTGGGGGCTATAATAGCTCGGTTATTAAACAAACTCTTTCAATTTTATTAGGTGACCATCAAGATGAAAGTGAATATGTCTTAATGACGGTTGGTCGTCACGGGAGAGATTTCTTTAAAAAACGTGGCGCCAACATTGCCTATGAGTTAACAGGCATTTCTGATCAGCCAACATACAAAGAAGTCAGCACTTTAGTGGATATGGCTATTCAAATGTATGTTGAAGGAATTTATGATGAATTATATGTATGTTATAACCATCATGTTAATTCATTATCTTCTCAATTCCGTGCTGAAAAAATGTTGCCTGTAACTGATTTAGAAATTGAAGAAGTTAAAGAATATAATCAAGAGTATATTTTAGAACCATCAGAAGATGAAATTTTAGACCAATTATTACCACAATATGCGGCTAGTTTGATTTTTGGTGCCGTTCTAGATGCAAAAACGGCTGAGCACGCCGCTCGTATGACAGCGATGAAGAGTGCTACCGATAATGCGTCAAACATTATTGACGAATTATCACTAAAATATAATCATGCACGTCAAGCAGCAATTACGCAAGAAATTACGGAAATTGTTGGTGGTACTGCAGCGTTAGAGTAA
- the murA gene encoding UDP-N-acetylglucosamine 1-carboxyvinyltransferase, which yields MEYIVVQGGNRLEGSVKIEGAKNAVLPILAATLLGEEGQTTLTNVPILSDVFMMNELINKLNASISFNKEKNQVIVDASNQLAIEAPYEYVSKMRASIVVMGPLLARNGHARVAMPGGCAIGKRPIDLHLKGFQALGATINQTDGYIEAIAKDGLKGASIYLDFPSVGATQNIMMAAVKAKGTTTIENVAREPEIVDLANVLNKMGANIVGAGTETIRIEGVDRLVGVEHRIVQDRIEAGTFMVAAAMTQGNVLIEEAIAEHNGPLISKLKETGATITEEAGGIRVVGPKVIKSTDIMTLPHPGFPTDMQAQMSALQVIAEGTSVLSETVFENRFQHLMEMNRMGAKFKIDQNVAHIYGHAKLMGAEVSATDLRAAAALILAGLVAEGSTKVTHLEYLDRGYYDFHGKLAKLGANIERLDDSVEVKEVSETLVK from the coding sequence ATGGAATATATTGTTGTCCAAGGTGGAAATCGTTTAGAGGGTTCAGTTAAAATTGAAGGCGCAAAAAATGCGGTATTACCTATTTTAGCTGCCACTTTGTTGGGGGAAGAAGGACAAACGACATTAACCAACGTACCGATTTTGTCGGACGTTTTTATGATGAATGAATTAATTAATAAATTAAATGCATCAATTAGTTTTAATAAAGAAAAAAATCAAGTAATAGTGGATGCTTCAAACCAATTAGCAATTGAAGCACCATATGAGTATGTAAGTAAAATGCGTGCGTCTATCGTGGTAATGGGACCATTATTAGCACGTAATGGCCATGCGCGTGTTGCAATGCCAGGTGGATGTGCGATTGGTAAACGTCCAATTGACTTGCATTTGAAAGGATTCCAAGCATTAGGGGCTACGATTAACCAAACAGATGGTTACATTGAAGCAATAGCTAAAGATGGCTTAAAAGGCGCTTCTATTTATTTAGATTTCCCAAGTGTAGGAGCTACCCAAAACATTATGATGGCAGCTGTAAAAGCTAAAGGAACAACTACAATTGAAAATGTTGCAAGAGAACCAGAAATCGTCGATTTAGCCAATGTTTTAAATAAAATGGGTGCTAATATCGTTGGTGCGGGGACTGAGACGATTCGAATTGAAGGGGTTGACCGATTAGTTGGGGTTGAACACCGAATTGTTCAGGATAGAATAGAGGCAGGAACCTTTATGGTGGCAGCAGCTATGACACAAGGTAATGTTTTAATTGAAGAAGCAATTGCCGAGCATAATGGGCCATTAATTTCAAAATTAAAAGAAACAGGTGCAACAATTACAGAAGAAGCAGGCGGTATTCGCGTTGTGGGTCCTAAGGTAATTAAATCAACGGACATTATGACATTGCCACACCCAGGATTCCCAACAGATATGCAAGCGCAAATGAGTGCATTGCAAGTTATCGCAGAAGGCACAAGTGTTTTATCAGAAACAGTCTTTGAAAATCGTTTCCAACATTTAATGGAAATGAACCGTATGGGAGCTAAATTTAAAATTGATCAAAACGTGGCACATATTTACGGTCATGCTAAATTAATGGGCGCAGAAGTTTCAGCTACAGATTTACGTGCGGCAGCTGCATTGATTTTAGCAGGTTTAGTGGCTGAGGGATCAACTAAAGTTACACATTTAGAATATTTAGATCGCGGTTACTATGATTTTCATGGTAAACTAGCTAAGTTAGGCGCTAATATTGAGCGTCTTGATGACTCAGTTGAAGTCAAAGAAGTAAGTGAAACTCTAGTAAAGTAA
- a CDS encoding ROK family protein, whose product MKLVLIDIGGTSVKTTMANELGNLGEVTSFLTPRADYRQMFSLLTEHLEQHYAMDEIEGIAISSMGIARGDDTIGWRSPIYEAFGTTLVPELTNYYQVPVTIENDGNCAALCEYWLGNAQNCSSFATIVFGTSIGGAIIMDGKVIRGANRLAGEFGYFIEKDPEKQYEIWSISGSTVALVNKVKQANPQLEMAELDGKVIMELVSQQSPLVMPHYEVFIEQLAMNIYNLQYILDPEKILIGGGISASQQFIDDTNQKLQELTAAIPSNVIELAIEPCQFGNDANLLGALYCWLEKYGN is encoded by the coding sequence ATGAAACTAGTCTTAATAGACATCGGTGGCACATCGGTCAAAACAACAATGGCCAATGAATTAGGAAACTTAGGTGAGGTAACAAGTTTTTTAACACCTCGAGCAGACTATAGACAAATGTTCAGCTTGCTTACAGAGCATCTTGAACAACATTATGCGATGGATGAGATAGAAGGCATTGCGATTTCTTCGATGGGAATCGCTCGTGGAGATGATACGATTGGTTGGCGTAGTCCCATTTATGAGGCGTTTGGCACGACGTTAGTGCCCGAACTGACTAATTATTATCAAGTGCCGGTCACTATCGAAAATGATGGCAATTGTGCGGCACTTTGTGAGTATTGGTTAGGCAACGCTCAAAACTGTTCTTCTTTTGCGACAATTGTCTTTGGGACGTCAATCGGTGGTGCGATTATTATGGATGGCAAAGTGATTCGAGGGGCTAATCGTTTAGCAGGTGAATTTGGTTATTTCATTGAAAAAGATCCGGAGAAGCAATATGAAATATGGAGTATTAGTGGTTCAACGGTCGCTTTAGTTAACAAAGTCAAGCAAGCGAATCCTCAGCTAGAAATGGCAGAATTAGATGGAAAAGTAATCATGGAATTAGTGAGCCAACAATCACCACTAGTTATGCCACATTATGAAGTGTTTATTGAACAATTAGCCATGAACATTTATAATTTACAATATATTTTAGACCCAGAAAAAATATTAATTGGCGGTGGCATTAGTGCAAGCCAGCAATTTATTGATGACACGAATCAAAAGTTACAAGAATTAACTGCTGCGATTCCTTCAAATGTCATTGAATTAGCGATTGAGCCATGTCAGTTTGGTAATGATGCGAACTTGTTAGGAGCGCTATATTGTTGGCTTGAAAAGTATGGAAATTAG
- a CDS encoding DNA-directed RNA polymerase subunit beta, which produces MSLSKKYIITQLIKVIIFLVLFIALFYIGLMIGYGVIGDGNPTEVFGKDVWQYLISILGTNR; this is translated from the coding sequence ATGTCTCTATCAAAAAAATACATTATTACCCAATTAATTAAAGTAATAATTTTTCTCGTGTTGTTTATCGCATTATTTTATATCGGTCTAATGATTGGTTACGGCGTAATTGGCGATGGCAATCCAACAGAAGTTTTTGGAAAAGATGTTTGGCAATACTTGATTAGTATCTTGGGTACTAATCGTTAA
- a CDS encoding DUF1146 family protein, producing MQIYGVEAIIRGISHFVFIYLAFWSVQSLNYEKWFKKAPVGQIRAFLLLLAICLGFISSHAMWEIFNLFSNFAYSMINN from the coding sequence ATGCAAATATATGGTGTTGAGGCTATAATAAGAGGGATAAGTCATTTCGTTTTTATTTACTTGGCATTTTGGAGCGTGCAATCGTTAAATTACGAAAAGTGGTTTAAAAAAGCCCCAGTTGGTCAAATTCGCGCCTTTTTATTATTATTAGCGATTTGTCTTGGCTTTATTTCGAGTCACGCGATGTGGGAAATATTTAACTTGTTTTCAAATTTTGCGTATAGTATGATAAATAATTAA
- a CDS encoding alpha-L-fucosidase, which yields MSDKIRGDIEEAKLDQSQENQIFPETEMLKERLEWFQDLKLGVIMHWGLYAEAGIVESWQLSELDEWAREPVAWRDDVKTLQKDYWNLIESFNPVNFNAKKWAKTIKAAGFKYLIFTTKHHDGFNMYDTQFSDYKITSERSPFAKDERSDLLKEIFDAAREEGLAVGAYYSKADWYSEYYWEKNDTPKGRRTSYNTAEKPELWQKYVEFVHNQLNEITSNYGKIDLLWLDGGWCGHAPEDLQMDVLVEKLRQNQPELIVVDRMMGGRHENYVTPERKIPSLDEIPTKPWESNVPFGHDWGYVPTDEFKSDEEIYALMIDVVTKGGNVIFGLGPKPDGTFTAEEEAIMSAMGNWLSKNGEAVYGTRIVEGIPELNGWRMTQNEEAYYLIPLSLKQVMPERITIPKELLTKPLALEGEVLTGEQMIEVMEETEYYQVMLASKKHDTMENFVIKLKKK from the coding sequence ATGTCAGACAAAATTAGGGGAGATATCGAGGAAGCAAAACTTGATCAGTCCCAAGAGAATCAAATTTTTCCAGAAACAGAGATGTTAAAAGAGCGTTTAGAATGGTTTCAAGATTTAAAATTAGGGGTCATTATGCACTGGGGGTTATATGCTGAAGCGGGCATTGTGGAGTCATGGCAATTATCAGAGTTAGATGAATGGGCTCGCGAACCAGTTGCCTGGCGTGATGATGTAAAAACATTACAGAAAGATTATTGGAATTTAATTGAATCATTTAACCCTGTTAATTTCAATGCAAAAAAATGGGCGAAAACAATCAAAGCAGCAGGGTTTAAATATTTAATTTTCACTACTAAACATCATGATGGTTTTAACATGTATGACACACAATTTTCAGATTATAAAATTACAAGCGAACGCTCACCATTTGCAAAAGATGAACGTAGCGACTTGTTAAAAGAAATTTTTGATGCAGCGCGTGAAGAAGGGTTAGCTGTGGGGGCGTACTATTCTAAGGCTGACTGGTACTCGGAGTATTATTGGGAAAAAAATGATACACCAAAAGGTCGTCGCACGAGCTATAACACAGCAGAAAAACCAGAATTATGGCAAAAGTATGTTGAATTTGTTCATAATCAATTAAATGAAATTACGTCAAATTATGGCAAAATTGACTTACTTTGGTTAGACGGTGGTTGGTGTGGTCATGCACCAGAAGATTTACAAATGGACGTACTAGTCGAAAAATTAAGACAAAATCAACCAGAATTAATTGTTGTTGATCGTATGATGGGAGGACGTCATGAAAACTATGTTACGCCAGAAAGGAAAATTCCTTCTCTAGATGAAATTCCAACAAAACCTTGGGAAAGTAATGTTCCGTTTGGGCATGATTGGGGATATGTGCCAACTGATGAATTTAAATCTGATGAGGAAATTTATGCCCTAATGATTGATGTTGTTACAAAAGGCGGGAATGTGATTTTTGGATTAGGACCTAAGCCAGATGGTACCTTTACTGCTGAAGAAGAAGCGATTATGAGTGCCATGGGAAATTGGTTATCTAAGAACGGTGAAGCGGTATATGGCACACGTATTGTTGAAGGTATTCCAGAACTAAATGGCTGGCGTATGACTCAAAATGAAGAAGCATACTATTTAATTCCATTAAGCTTAAAACAAGTCATGCCAGAACGTATCACTATACCTAAAGAACTACTGACTAAACCATTAGCCCTTGAAGGTGAAGTATTAACTGGGGAACAAATGATTGAGGTGATGGAAGAGACAGAATACTATCAAGTGATGTTAGCTAGTAAAAAACATGACACCATGGAAAATTTTGTGATCAAATTAAAGAAAAAATAA